A single Anatilimnocola floriformis DNA region contains:
- a CDS encoding TraR/DksA family transcriptional regulator — MTKTEQADIKSKLLELGKRLKREAALAAESLREDVVKPGENTSLPTHPADQDVEGLDAEIAIAQNEELLWEQVQAAIQRIEAGNYGVCEQCGKLIDEARLQAIPYAAHCIDCARSDRDAIDQPVRGEPRRFR, encoded by the coding sequence ATGACGAAGACGGAGCAGGCCGACATCAAATCGAAATTGCTCGAACTAGGAAAGCGGCTGAAGCGTGAAGCGGCACTAGCAGCAGAATCGCTGCGCGAAGATGTGGTAAAGCCAGGAGAAAACACAAGCCTGCCCACGCATCCCGCCGACCAAGACGTCGAAGGATTGGATGCCGAAATTGCGATTGCGCAAAATGAGGAGTTGCTTTGGGAGCAAGTTCAAGCTGCGATTCAGAGGATCGAGGCGGGTAACTACGGCGTTTGCGAGCAGTGTGGAAAACTTATTGACGAGGCGCGTTTGCAGGCCATTCCCTATGCAGCACATTGTATCGATTGCGCTCGCAGTGACCGCGACGCGATCGATCAACCGGTACGCGGTGAACCGCGGCGCTTCCGTTGA
- a CDS encoding recombinase family protein, translated as MLRKSENGLTPRNGESLIVAIVCRISGCAKQKELSLEDQEDNGKQLIGELYSGPAEYRVIATKGKGENLERPELEQIAAAYKSRKYDVFIFDDLSRLIRGGEAARLLGVGVDNGTRSICINDGIDTVEETWEQDALNACGENVAHNQRTSMRIKQKTMNRFKKFGATANRAIMGYLVPDGAKTYADWQKDPQREAVIREGSRLLRQTLNGETVAAYFRDKGVPVGPFSRNENWNGTMVLRYFRNTLLKGYPQRGRTATVKHHATGKRHSRTNPKGPSYFHAPHLAHLDPIEFDELVTLLAENNKHFRRKTEKGGDPRLAVPRKRTRSFGQHARCWYCGRHYVWGGNGITDNLMCSGARERKCWNSIGFPGILTAEKLVQVITEKLFALDGIDDQFRELVQQANSGGTDGLTARWKNLERDAATLARKKERVTEAVLEYGKSSTIGEMLAEIEKLEKLQAAERHFLESARERTIDVPPSSGELRRLLTEELRRLTVNSLEFGEFIRQLIPSMHIYLVRVCDGGHLLPRAKCRLDLVGNFPDADLMPELKTLLTTDITLDLFEPPQRVRIRSDAVGLAAEGVEQREIAARIAEKPTQTAVWKSLELQRRMDLLQLKTPYELVFAPPANYSKLRRHLHPQYVFEPLNRYVPPEI; from the coding sequence ATGCTGCGGAAATCTGAGAATGGTCTTACCCCTCGCAACGGCGAGTCATTGATCGTCGCAATTGTCTGCCGGATTTCCGGCTGTGCAAAGCAAAAGGAGTTGAGCCTCGAAGATCAAGAAGATAACGGAAAGCAATTGATCGGAGAGCTTTACTCGGGCCCGGCGGAATATCGCGTGATCGCCACCAAAGGCAAAGGTGAGAACCTGGAGCGGCCGGAACTCGAACAGATTGCGGCCGCGTACAAATCGCGAAAGTACGATGTTTTCATCTTTGACGACCTGAGTCGCCTTATTCGCGGTGGAGAGGCGGCTCGCCTGCTCGGCGTCGGCGTCGATAACGGCACACGATCGATTTGCATCAACGATGGCATCGATACTGTAGAGGAAACTTGGGAGCAGGATGCGTTGAACGCTTGCGGGGAAAACGTGGCACACAATCAGCGAACGTCGATGCGGATCAAGCAGAAAACGATGAATCGCTTCAAGAAGTTTGGGGCGACGGCCAACCGCGCAATCATGGGTTATCTTGTGCCGGATGGTGCAAAGACGTACGCAGATTGGCAGAAGGATCCCCAACGAGAGGCAGTGATTCGCGAAGGATCGCGTCTCCTGCGTCAAACTCTAAACGGCGAGACGGTGGCAGCTTACTTTCGCGACAAAGGCGTACCGGTGGGTCCCTTTTCTCGGAACGAAAATTGGAACGGAACCATGGTGCTCCGTTACTTTCGCAATACATTGCTAAAGGGCTACCCGCAGCGCGGAAGAACGGCGACTGTAAAGCACCATGCCACTGGCAAACGCCACTCGCGAACGAACCCCAAGGGGCCAAGCTACTTTCATGCCCCCCATCTGGCGCACCTTGACCCCATCGAGTTCGATGAGCTCGTTACTCTGCTTGCCGAAAACAACAAGCATTTTAGGCGGAAAACCGAAAAGGGAGGTGATCCACGACTTGCGGTTCCGCGAAAGCGAACACGTTCATTCGGGCAGCATGCCCGTTGCTGGTATTGTGGGCGCCATTACGTATGGGGCGGCAATGGCATCACTGACAATCTGATGTGTTCAGGTGCCCGAGAACGGAAGTGTTGGAATTCGATCGGTTTCCCTGGAATTCTGACAGCCGAAAAGCTAGTCCAAGTCATCACCGAGAAATTGTTCGCCCTTGATGGGATTGACGACCAGTTTCGAGAACTTGTGCAACAGGCCAATTCCGGAGGGACTGACGGTCTAACTGCACGCTGGAAGAATTTGGAACGCGATGCGGCGACTCTTGCACGCAAGAAGGAAAGAGTTACGGAAGCAGTTCTTGAATATGGAAAGTCGTCCACAATTGGGGAGATGCTTGCGGAAATCGAGAAACTTGAAAAACTGCAAGCCGCTGAACGGCACTTTTTAGAATCCGCAAGGGAACGAACAATCGATGTTCCACCGTCTAGTGGCGAATTGCGTCGTTTGCTCACCGAAGAACTTCGGCGGCTCACAGTGAATTCGCTGGAGTTCGGCGAGTTTATTCGACAACTTATACCGTCGATGCATATATATCTCGTGCGAGTTTGCGATGGCGGACATCTCTTGCCTCGGGCCAAGTGTCGCCTGGATCTCGTTGGAAACTTCCCTGACGCAGATCTAATGCCAGAATTGAAAACGTTGCTGACTACTGATATCACGCTTGACTTGTTCGAACCGCCTCAGCGAGTTCGCATTCGAAGTGATGCGGTTGGGCTGGCGGCGGAGGGAGTCGAACAACGGGAAATTGCTGCTCGAATCGCCGAGAAGCCCACTCAAACGGCTGTCTGGAAGTCTCTCGAGTTACAGCGTCGAATGGACTTGCTGCAACTGAAAACCCCTTACGAACTCGTTTTTGCGCCTCCCGCCAATTACTCAAAGCTGCGGCGCCATCTGCATCCACAGTATGTGTTCGAGCCACTGAACCGTTACGTACCTCCAGAAATCTAG
- a CDS encoding BON domain-containing protein has translation MKTDAQLKANVMEALRWEPAVTATDISVVAKDGIVTLNGSVPHYAEKAAAERAVQRVEGVKAIVEEMEINLSGIHKRTDAELAQAVVSGLKWHIWVPSQVQATIESGWVTLTGTVTWGFERLAAVEAVKYLSGVKGVSNNITLKPIVEPTAVKDAIEKALKRDAEIDAGQIEVSADGSKVTLAGSVHSWNEREEAGSAACSAPGVTDVVNNLTVSV, from the coding sequence ATGAAGACCGATGCACAACTGAAGGCAAACGTGATGGAGGCGTTGCGTTGGGAACCTGCCGTGACTGCGACGGACATTAGCGTCGTTGCCAAGGATGGGATCGTGACGCTTAACGGTAGTGTTCCGCACTATGCGGAAAAAGCCGCTGCCGAACGGGCAGTTCAGCGCGTTGAAGGGGTCAAAGCCATTGTTGAAGAGATGGAGATCAACCTCTCCGGAATTCACAAGCGTACCGACGCTGAACTCGCCCAAGCGGTGGTGAGCGGACTGAAGTGGCATATTTGGGTGCCGAGCCAGGTCCAGGCTACTATCGAAAGCGGTTGGGTGACCCTCACAGGCACCGTCACCTGGGGCTTTGAGCGGTTAGCCGCTGTGGAAGCTGTGAAGTACCTGTCGGGGGTAAAGGGTGTATCCAACAACATCACATTGAAACCCATTGTCGAGCCGACTGCAGTAAAGGATGCGATCGAGAAGGCACTCAAACGGGATGCCGAGATCGATGCTGGTCAAATTGAAGTGTCCGCCGATGGCAGCAAAGTTACTCTCGCGGGCTCCGTTCATTCTTGGAATGAACGCGAAGAGGCCGGTTCGGCTGCATGTAGCGCTCCTGGCGTGACTGACGTGGTCAACAATCTCACCGTTTCGGTGTAG
- a CDS encoding dodecin family protein, whose product MSKTIDHAKSPATIEIVEMVGVSKESWSDAAREAVERACASHRHVTGLDILHSTATISDGKIIEYHVNVKLAYITKPAKIEN is encoded by the coding sequence ATGTCCAAAACTATCGATCACGCCAAATCGCCCGCCACCATTGAGATAGTCGAAATGGTAGGGGTGTCGAAGGAAAGCTGGAGCGACGCCGCTCGCGAGGCGGTCGAACGCGCTTGCGCAAGTCACCGTCACGTTACAGGGCTGGATATCCTGCACAGCACAGCCACGATCAGCGATGGAAAAATCATCGAGTACCACGTCAATGTCAAATTGGCGTACATCACTAAGCCAGCCAAGATCGAAAACTAA
- a CDS encoding tyrosine-type recombinase/integrase, protein MARPFKKPPIACEFYFWHLRKREGVYYADVRYNEVDLGKHSLSTRDHGEALENLKKLDRTKAIERGKHVPSKSTATADLMIEEGWKLYMADRQKPQMFGGVSEGSAKRYRTVQQKHIEFCSKHGIHFWNDVDAANTEAYGLWLGKKDYAERTIYLEVNEVKTVVNWLIDTKRLAPEHRIVLPLVKPDGCDAYCYTFEQVTDMILYCQSTDLGWLADVLIGLACTGLRINELASLRWSDVDLKAGVLRLTDERWSHRRIKLGSARHTKGKRTRCLPIHPELTRVLARLSKTVDGLIFHGPLGLKLQDSTVLRNLVDNVIEKLKSKYPTPAGEIGFEHGRVHSMRHYFCSESFRNGATEAQLLEWLGHRDSKMVAHYRHLRPDDSKRLMSSMRLLDLSSGQDKTA, encoded by the coding sequence ATGGCTCGACCTTTCAAGAAACCACCCATTGCTTGTGAATTTTACTTTTGGCACCTGCGGAAACGCGAGGGCGTTTACTATGCCGACGTACGCTACAACGAAGTCGATCTTGGCAAACACAGCCTTAGCACTCGTGACCATGGCGAAGCCCTGGAGAATCTGAAGAAACTTGACCGGACTAAGGCGATTGAACGCGGAAAGCATGTTCCTAGCAAGTCCACCGCAACCGCCGATCTAATGATCGAAGAAGGTTGGAAATTGTACATGGCCGACCGGCAAAAGCCACAAATGTTTGGAGGAGTTAGTGAGGGATCAGCCAAACGCTACCGGACTGTGCAGCAGAAGCACATTGAGTTCTGTAGCAAACACGGCATTCATTTCTGGAACGATGTTGATGCCGCGAACACCGAAGCCTACGGCTTGTGGCTTGGCAAGAAAGATTATGCTGAGCGAACGATTTACCTCGAAGTGAACGAAGTGAAAACGGTGGTTAACTGGCTGATCGATACAAAGCGATTAGCGCCCGAGCACCGCATCGTACTTCCGCTGGTGAAGCCAGACGGTTGCGACGCTTATTGCTACACCTTCGAGCAAGTGACTGACATGATTCTATATTGCCAATCCACCGATCTTGGCTGGCTTGCCGATGTGCTAATCGGTTTGGCGTGTACCGGCCTGCGGATCAACGAACTTGCGTCACTCCGGTGGAGCGACGTTGATCTGAAGGCGGGGGTTCTACGACTTACCGATGAGCGCTGGAGTCATCGCCGGATCAAACTTGGGTCGGCACGCCATACAAAGGGGAAGCGGACACGTTGCCTGCCAATCCACCCTGAATTGACCAGGGTATTAGCTCGTCTTTCGAAGACAGTTGACGGTCTAATTTTTCATGGCCCGCTTGGATTGAAACTCCAAGACTCCACCGTGCTTCGGAATCTTGTGGACAACGTCATCGAGAAACTGAAATCGAAGTATCCGACGCCGGCGGGCGAGATAGGCTTCGAGCACGGCCGAGTTCACTCGATGCGCCATTACTTTTGCAGTGAAAGCTTTCGCAACGGTGCCACCGAGGCTCAGTTGCTGGAATGGCTCGGTCATCGAGATTCCAAGATGGTGGCCCACTATCGCCACTTGCGCCCCGATGACTCAAAACGACTGATGAGTTCGATGCGACTGCTTGACCTGAGTTCGGGACAGGACAAGACGGCTTAA
- a CDS encoding DUF2997 domain-containing protein — translation MTKIIEVTVLPSGETKLETQGFAGTECRDASRCFEQALGVSGQQKFTAEYHQQLRSTQQLREGQH, via the coding sequence ATGACAAAAATCATCGAAGTGACCGTCCTACCCAGTGGTGAAACCAAGCTGGAAACCCAGGGTTTTGCGGGAACTGAATGTCGCGATGCCAGCCGCTGCTTTGAGCAGGCTCTGGGCGTATCTGGCCAGCAAAAGTTCACCGCCGAATACCATCAACAGTTGCGATCCACGCAACAATTGCGAGAAGGCCAACATTGA
- a CDS encoding Dps family protein — protein sequence MPNSTITRPVDSNLKEPVTPSKRGETQSFNVSRRNPLALDASVAAGSIDNLNQLLADTCTLRDLYKKHHWQASGPNFYSLHLLFDKHFTEQAGLVDLLAERVQTLGGVSLAMAHDIAEVTLVPRAPKDREGTESQILRLLQAHEIILLEARTMARNSADKGDFGTNDIIVSDVIRTNELQVWFVAEHMQ from the coding sequence ATGCCCAACTCAACTATCACACGGCCGGTCGACTCGAATCTCAAGGAGCCAGTGACGCCATCCAAGCGAGGCGAGACTCAATCGTTCAATGTCTCAAGACGAAATCCGCTGGCGTTGGATGCTTCGGTAGCTGCCGGTAGCATCGACAATCTGAACCAACTTCTCGCCGACACATGCACACTCAGAGATCTGTACAAGAAACATCACTGGCAGGCGTCTGGGCCGAACTTCTACAGCCTTCATTTGCTGTTTGACAAGCACTTTACGGAGCAAGCCGGACTTGTTGATCTGCTCGCCGAGCGCGTTCAAACATTAGGGGGCGTATCACTCGCGATGGCTCACGATATCGCTGAAGTCACGCTCGTGCCACGCGCTCCGAAAGACCGCGAAGGTACTGAGTCGCAGATTTTACGTTTGCTTCAGGCCCATGAGATCATCCTCTTGGAAGCTCGGACGATGGCCCGAAACTCTGCCGATAAGGGCGATTTTGGAACCAATGACATTATCGTCTCCGATGTCATTCGCACTAATGAACTTCAAGTCTGGTTTGTTGCTGAACATATGCAATAA
- a CDS encoding helix-turn-helix domain-containing protein: MSIQSRKGYYSVREVAELSGLSECTIRRYARAGKIPSYQPAGPGGKLRFPLDCIERSATSVNHTPAAPSRLSGRKPKWLTDHN, encoded by the coding sequence ATGTCTATCCAAAGTCGGAAGGGCTACTACTCGGTACGCGAAGTCGCAGAGTTGAGCGGATTGTCCGAGTGCACGATCCGTCGCTACGCTCGCGCAGGAAAAATTCCATCGTATCAACCTGCAGGCCCCGGCGGAAAGCTTCGCTTTCCGCTGGACTGCATCGAGCGCTCCGCGACTAGCGTTAATCACACGCCAGCGGCCCCTAGCCGCCTCTCTGGTCGCAAGCCGAAATGGCTTACCGACCACAACTAA
- a CDS encoding DUF1269 domain-containing protein: MTTDWTEEKYDAETRTEREGKMPLRRNSSQSRNTRQRNTNSVVATFDTHDQVESAIRKLEKGNFEMKHLSVVGKDYHTNEHVVGYYNTGDRMLYWGKLGAFWGGFWGLLLGSGFFWVPGIGPLLVGGPLVMWIVGALEEAVVLGGLSALGAALYSIGIPNDSVVQYESEVKTGKLLLVAHGTPDEVALAKDILEMAHANATIHAEPVTADA; this comes from the coding sequence ATGACGACTGATTGGACAGAGGAAAAGTACGATGCCGAAACGCGAACTGAACGCGAAGGTAAGATGCCTTTGCGGAGAAACTCATCGCAGAGTCGCAACACCAGGCAGCGCAACACGAATTCCGTAGTTGCGACTTTTGACACACACGATCAAGTGGAGAGTGCGATCCGCAAGCTTGAGAAAGGCAACTTTGAAATGAAGCACCTTTCTGTTGTGGGCAAGGACTACCACACGAATGAGCATGTCGTCGGCTATTACAACACTGGCGACCGGATGCTTTATTGGGGCAAACTGGGCGCATTCTGGGGTGGTTTTTGGGGATTGCTACTCGGCTCGGGATTTTTCTGGGTTCCAGGCATCGGGCCACTTTTGGTCGGGGGACCACTCGTGATGTGGATTGTTGGTGCCCTGGAAGAAGCGGTGGTCCTGGGTGGACTCAGCGCCCTTGGCGCGGCGCTCTACAGCATCGGAATTCCTAACGACAGCGTTGTGCAATACGAGTCCGAAGTGAAGACCGGCAAACTCCTTCTGGTTGCTCATGGGACGCCGGACGAAGTCGCTCTTGCCAAAGACATACTCGAAATGGCACACGCGAACGCGACAATTCATGCTGAACCAGTTACCGCCGACGCATGA
- a CDS encoding helix-turn-helix domain-containing protein translates to MAKTADILENFGQRVRSLRTAKGWSQEDFAHECQLDRTYMGGIERGERNVALRNIERIANALGISIAELMKGL, encoded by the coding sequence ATGGCAAAGACGGCCGACATCTTGGAGAACTTCGGCCAGCGGGTGCGGTCCCTGCGCACTGCTAAGGGCTGGTCACAAGAGGACTTCGCCCATGAGTGCCAGCTCGACCGAACCTATATGGGCGGAATTGAACGCGGCGAGCGAAATGTCGCCCTGAGGAATATCGAGCGCATTGCCAACGCCCTAGGGATTTCAATTGCCGAGTTGATGAAGGGCCTGTGA
- a CDS encoding AAA family ATPase translates to MSLTERMTELVRACFTGLWIESHEHEEALAEIGQLCREEQWRLATWDIEDGLQLPGQAATAENGSSDPLAAIRALASFPASDSPTLLVLVNFHRFLQSVEIVQALSKQIAHGKQNRSFIVILSPLVQVPAELEKQFVVLEHDLPGREQLTEIARGIATEPGELPAAGDFERLIDAASGLTRYEAEGAYSLSLVRHGRLRAEVLWEQKAQMLRKSGLISLHRGNETFAEIGGLDALKAFCLRAMRKQGEATALLRPRGVLLLSPPGCGKSAFAKSLGNETGRPTLTLEIGNLLGSLVGESERNMRQALRIVDAMAPCVLFADELEKGLAGVSGNAGDSGVASRIFGQLLTWLNDRSSDVFFVGTCNDISRLPPEFARAERFDAVTFIDLPDQSQRRRIWEMYLAKFHLNPAQQIPNDDEWTGAEIRACCRLAALLDLPLNAAAQHVVPIARTAGEAIEKLRNWASGRCLSANRTGIFQRGTPPRRKVDREASQN, encoded by the coding sequence ATGTCGCTTACAGAGCGCATGACCGAATTGGTGCGGGCCTGCTTCACAGGCTTGTGGATTGAATCGCATGAGCATGAGGAGGCGCTGGCCGAAATCGGTCAGCTTTGTCGGGAAGAGCAATGGCGTCTCGCAACTTGGGATATCGAAGATGGACTTCAGTTGCCGGGCCAAGCCGCAACCGCGGAGAATGGAAGCAGTGATCCGTTAGCGGCGATCCGGGCGCTGGCATCCTTTCCCGCTTCCGACTCCCCCACGCTATTGGTGCTCGTGAATTTTCACCGCTTTTTGCAAAGTGTCGAGATCGTGCAGGCTCTGTCGAAACAGATCGCCCACGGCAAGCAGAATCGGAGCTTCATCGTCATTTTGTCACCACTGGTTCAGGTGCCCGCTGAGCTGGAAAAGCAATTTGTGGTGCTGGAGCACGATTTACCGGGTCGTGAACAATTGACGGAGATCGCCAGGGGAATTGCCACAGAGCCCGGCGAACTCCCAGCGGCCGGTGACTTTGAACGCTTGATCGACGCCGCAAGCGGACTGACCCGCTATGAGGCAGAGGGGGCGTATAGCTTGTCGCTGGTGCGGCATGGCCGACTAAGGGCAGAGGTGCTCTGGGAACAGAAAGCACAGATGCTCAGGAAGAGCGGCCTCATTTCACTCCATCGCGGCAACGAGACCTTCGCAGAAATTGGTGGCCTCGACGCACTCAAAGCGTTTTGCCTGCGCGCGATGCGCAAGCAAGGCGAAGCAACTGCTTTGTTGCGACCGCGCGGAGTGTTGCTCTTGTCACCACCTGGCTGCGGCAAGAGCGCCTTTGCAAAGAGCCTCGGAAATGAAACTGGCCGGCCGACATTGACCCTCGAAATCGGCAATCTGTTGGGAAGCCTGGTTGGAGAAAGCGAACGGAACATGCGTCAAGCGCTGCGAATCGTCGACGCGATGGCACCGTGCGTGCTGTTCGCAGATGAATTGGAGAAAGGACTGGCGGGAGTCAGTGGCAACGCAGGAGATTCCGGAGTCGCGTCGCGAATATTTGGTCAATTGCTCACTTGGTTGAACGACCGTTCAAGCGACGTCTTCTTCGTTGGGACCTGCAATGACATTTCGCGATTGCCACCGGAATTTGCGCGGGCTGAACGTTTTGATGCCGTGACGTTCATTGACCTACCGGATCAATCGCAACGGCGGAGGATTTGGGAAATGTACCTCGCTAAATTCCATTTGAATCCTGCCCAGCAAATCCCCAACGACGACGAGTGGACCGGCGCTGAAATCCGCGCCTGTTGCCGGCTCGCTGCCCTTCTGGACCTGCCACTGAATGCCGCCGCCCAGCATGTGGTGCCGATCGCACGCACTGCCGGCGAAGCAATTGAAAAACTGAGGAACTGGGCCAGTGGTCGCTGCTTGAGTGCGAATCGAACAGGCATTTTCCAACGGGGAACTCCGCCGCGGCGCAAAGTAGACCGTGAGGCTTCGCAGAATTGA
- a CDS encoding NAD(P)-dependent alcohol dehydrogenase — translation MSEKMKCFAMHGIGKVGMLEKPIPRAGPNDAIIRTTVALICTSDVHTVAGAIGDRHGLTLGHEAVGVIHELGELAAASGLFKIGQRVAVNAITPCYACDNCQRGYSSQCGEMLGGWKFANLKDGSFAEFFHVNNAMTNLAPIPAGLSDEQAAYCCDMLSTGFVGAEHANIPIGGSVAIFSQGPVGLMATVGARLRGAGLIIGVESMPNRVALARKYGCDVVVDFTQDDPVEAILKLTGGKGVDSSIEALGAAQTFSACVRVTRPGGTISNIGYHGDGDNVPIPRVDWGVGMSDKTIRTGLCPGGAERMGRLLRLIENGRVDPLPLTTHRFPFHDIEKAFRMMQTKEDGMIKPLISFP, via the coding sequence ATGTCGGAGAAAATGAAATGCTTCGCGATGCACGGTATTGGCAAGGTCGGCATGCTGGAAAAGCCCATCCCGCGTGCTGGACCGAACGATGCCATCATCCGCACGACAGTTGCGCTGATTTGCACTTCCGACGTCCACACTGTGGCAGGTGCAATTGGCGACCGCCACGGCTTGACGCTCGGACATGAAGCGGTGGGCGTGATTCACGAGTTGGGCGAACTCGCGGCCGCCAGCGGTCTGTTTAAAATCGGCCAGCGCGTCGCGGTCAACGCCATCACACCGTGCTATGCCTGCGACAATTGTCAGCGCGGCTATTCGAGCCAATGCGGCGAAATGCTCGGCGGTTGGAAATTCGCCAACCTCAAAGATGGTAGCTTCGCCGAGTTTTTCCACGTCAACAACGCGATGACCAACCTCGCACCGATTCCCGCCGGCCTCTCCGATGAGCAGGCAGCGTACTGCTGCGACATGCTCTCGACCGGATTCGTCGGGGCGGAGCATGCAAACATTCCGATCGGCGGCAGCGTCGCGATCTTTTCGCAAGGACCGGTTGGATTGATGGCGACTGTCGGCGCTCGTCTCCGCGGCGCGGGACTGATCATCGGTGTTGAGTCCATGCCTAACCGCGTCGCGTTGGCAAGGAAATATGGTTGTGACGTCGTTGTAGACTTCACTCAGGATGACCCCGTCGAAGCAATTCTGAAACTCACAGGCGGCAAGGGCGTCGATTCATCGATTGAGGCGTTAGGTGCTGCACAAACTTTCTCGGCATGCGTGCGTGTCACGCGCCCTGGAGGAACGATCTCCAACATTGGCTACCACGGCGACGGGGACAATGTGCCGATCCCGCGCGTAGACTGGGGAGTGGGCATGAGCGACAAGACTATCCGAACGGGATTGTGTCCGGGTGGCGCGGAACGGATGGGCCGCCTCCTACGGCTCATCGAGAATGGTCGCGTCGACCCTCTTCCGCTGACAACGCATCGATTCCCATTCCACGACATTGAGAAGGCGTTCCGAATGATGCAAACCAAAGAGGACGGAATGATCAAGCCATTGATCTCGTTTCCGTAG
- a CDS encoding helix-turn-helix domain-containing protein, with translation MLGDELRKARKAAGVTQEQLAFDAEIDRTYVSQLENDKKSPTIDVFFRICDALGISASTLIASIEVRRRTKKAGKN, from the coding sequence ATGCTGGGGGATGAACTGAGAAAAGCTCGAAAGGCCGCGGGGGTCACGCAAGAACAACTTGCGTTTGACGCCGAAATCGACCGCACCTACGTGAGCCAGTTAGAAAATGACAAGAAGTCGCCGACCATCGACGTCTTCTTCAGAATTTGCGACGCTCTGGGCATCTCGGCTTCAACACTGATCGCCAGCATTGAAGTCCGTCGGCGAACGAAGAAGGCCGGGAAAAACTAG
- a CDS encoding BON domain-containing protein, with protein sequence MSAFFSPCDERFEMKTDTQLKADVLEALRWEPTVTATDISVVAKDGIVTLNGSVPHYAEKCAAERATQRVEGVKAIAEAMEVNPSGVHKRKDSEIAQSVVDSLAWHVWVPDHVQATVENGWVTLTGTVTWGFQRVSAEDSVRFQSGVKGITNNITLTSTVVPTTVKDAIEKALKRDAEIDAKNIKVSADGSKVTLAGSVHSWNERNEAGAAAWSAPGVTEVENNLAIAY encoded by the coding sequence ATGTCGGCTTTTTTTTCGCCATGCGATGAAAGGTTTGAAATGAAGACTGATACACAACTGAAGGCAGACGTGTTAGAGGCATTGCGCTGGGAACCAACCGTGACTGCGACAGACATTAGCGTCGTTGCCAAGGATGGGATCGTGACGCTCAACGGTAGCGTTCCGCACTATGCGGAAAAATGTGCCGCCGAGCGGGCGACTCAGCGTGTCGAAGGGGTCAAAGCCATTGCTGAAGCGATGGAAGTGAACCCCAGCGGTGTCCACAAACGCAAGGATTCGGAGATAGCCCAATCCGTCGTGGACAGCCTCGCGTGGCACGTTTGGGTGCCAGACCACGTCCAGGCGACCGTTGAAAACGGCTGGGTGACACTCACGGGTACCGTTACTTGGGGATTTCAGCGTGTCTCCGCTGAAGATTCCGTGCGTTTTCAAAGTGGTGTTAAGGGAATCACTAACAACATCACCCTCACTTCGACTGTCGTACCAACGACGGTCAAGGATGCGATTGAAAAGGCGCTGAAGCGTGATGCCGAAATCGATGCCAAGAACATTAAGGTATCGGCAGACGGCAGCAAAGTGACGCTCGCCGGCTCAGTACATTCCTGGAATGAGCGAAACGAAGCCGGTGCGGCCGCTTGGAGTGCTCCCGGAGTAACCGAAGTCGAGAACAACCTCGCGATCGCGTATTAG